The following proteins are encoded in a genomic region of Planococcus lenghuensis:
- a CDS encoding acetamidase/formamidase family protein, translated as MNTVAKKDAVYAFSAANEPVLHVSPGSTVTLETYDCFTDQIQSADQEVAAIDWDRINPATGPVFVEGAKPGDVLRVSIDKLEIGSQGVMVTGPDLGVMGHRMEKMESKIIPIENGKAVFSDQIHLPLNPMIGVIGVAPEGKPVSCGTPGAHGGNMDTKEITEGAAVYFPVFTEGALFAAGDFHAAMGDGEISVSGIEVPGRVTVTLDLTEGLHLNYPLLANKDGIALLVSAMTLDEAVKIATEEMIDLLLPHTDLSVSEMTMLMSAACHVQVSQVVDPLMTVRFFVPQHILDSLTIRLLSGRESESSDF; from the coding sequence ATGAATACTGTAGCGAAAAAAGATGCCGTTTATGCATTCTCGGCAGCCAATGAACCGGTGCTGCACGTTTCCCCGGGCAGCACGGTGACGCTTGAAACATACGACTGCTTCACAGATCAGATCCAGTCAGCTGATCAGGAAGTGGCAGCAATTGACTGGGACCGCATCAACCCGGCGACCGGTCCTGTTTTTGTGGAAGGTGCCAAACCTGGTGATGTGCTCCGGGTATCCATCGATAAACTTGAAATCGGCAGCCAGGGTGTCATGGTGACAGGGCCGGATCTCGGCGTCATGGGACACCGGATGGAAAAGATGGAATCGAAGATCATTCCGATTGAAAACGGCAAAGCCGTATTCAGCGATCAGATTCACCTGCCGCTGAATCCGATGATCGGTGTGATCGGTGTCGCCCCGGAAGGCAAACCGGTATCCTGCGGCACGCCGGGCGCTCATGGCGGGAACATGGACACAAAAGAAATCACGGAAGGGGCGGCGGTCTACTTCCCCGTCTTCACAGAAGGCGCATTGTTTGCCGCCGGTGACTTCCATGCAGCCATGGGGGACGGTGAAATCAGTGTCTCGGGGATCGAAGTGCCCGGACGGGTAACAGTGACGCTCGACCTCACAGAAGGACTTCACTTGAATTACCCGCTGCTTGCCAATAAAGACGGCATCGCGCTGCTCGTTTCCGCAATGACGCTTGATGAAGCAGTGAAAATTGCTACAGAAGAGATGATCGACCTGTTGCTGCCGCACACGGATCTCTCCGTCAGCGAAATGACGATGCTTATGAGCGCCGCCTGCCATGTCCAGGTGAGCCAAGTCGTAGATCCGCTCATGACCGTGCGCTTTTTCGTACCTCAGCATATCCTGGATTCATTGACCATCCGGCTGCTCAGTGGAAGAGAGTCAGAATCGTCCGACTTTTGA
- a CDS encoding RNA-guided endonuclease TnpB family protein gives MKKGEQFDHYGVKVRLQLNEDQLIQVKKTFVCRRFLYNHLLDKRSKAWGRRNESLNLKKQKEFLKNMKEAFPWLKEVDKFALENAVFDLDRAYQNFFEKRANYPVFKSKHKKQSYKTNQTNNNIVLSAEFKQVKLPKLGWVACAGSENVLRRAKKQNHRISSATITEKAGVITCSLLFEKEKAKPVHRRSAKIGIDMGLTYLFIDSNGHKEPNPRYYGKAQKRLAKLQRKLASQQKSSHRYGKTKRKIAKLHVLIANQRKDLHHKLVKRITDDNQVVCVENLHIRGMVKNKRLAKHIQDAAWYQFRRFLTYKAERKGGQVLLVDRWTATSRVCSHCGKKKTLLNLNERKWICAACRTEHDRDINAAANILREGLKQIG, from the coding sequence ATGAAAAAAGGAGAGCAGTTCGACCATTACGGGGTCAAGGTTCGCCTGCAGTTGAACGAAGACCAGCTGATTCAAGTGAAAAAGACCTTTGTCTGTCGGCGTTTCCTTTACAACCACCTGCTCGACAAGCGAAGCAAGGCGTGGGGTCGGCGCAACGAATCGCTGAATTTGAAGAAGCAGAAAGAATTCTTGAAGAACATGAAAGAGGCCTTCCCATGGCTGAAGGAAGTGGACAAATTTGCGCTTGAGAATGCGGTCTTTGATCTCGACCGGGCGTACCAGAACTTCTTCGAAAAACGGGCGAACTACCCGGTGTTCAAGTCGAAGCACAAAAAACAATCGTACAAAACGAACCAGACGAACAACAATATTGTGTTATCCGCAGAGTTCAAGCAGGTAAAACTGCCGAAACTCGGCTGGGTGGCCTGTGCAGGCTCGGAAAACGTGCTGCGGCGGGCGAAAAAGCAAAACCACCGCATCAGCAGCGCGACCATCACCGAGAAAGCGGGCGTCATCACCTGTTCGCTTTTGTTCGAGAAGGAGAAAGCGAAGCCGGTCCATCGGCGTTCTGCTAAAATCGGCATCGATATGGGGCTGACGTATCTGTTCATCGATTCCAACGGCCATAAGGAGCCGAATCCCCGCTATTACGGGAAGGCCCAGAAACGGCTGGCAAAACTTCAGCGGAAACTCGCCAGCCAGCAGAAAAGCAGCCACCGCTACGGGAAGACGAAACGAAAAATCGCGAAGCTGCACGTGCTCATCGCCAACCAGCGGAAAGACCTGCACCACAAACTTGTCAAGCGCATCACCGACGACAACCAAGTCGTGTGCGTGGAGAACCTGCACATCCGGGGCATGGTGAAGAACAAACGGCTGGCAAAGCACATCCAGGACGCCGCCTGGTATCAGTTCCGCCGTTTCCTGACGTACAAAGCGGAAAGAAAAGGCGGACAGGTCCTGCTCGTCGACCGTTGGACAGCCACGTCCCGCGTCTGTTCGCATTGCGGAAAAAAGAAGACGCTTCTGAACCTGAACGAACGGAAATGGATCTGTGCGGCGTGCCGCACCGAGCACGACCGCGACATCAACGCAGCGGCCAACATTTTACGTGAAGGCTTGAAACAAATCGGGTAA